Proteins encoded in a region of the Variovorax sp. PAMC 28711 genome:
- a CDS encoding class II aldolase/adducin family protein, whose amino-acid sequence MNESTAREEICRVGRSLFDRGYVHATAGNISVHLPASEGGGFLITPTDACLGFLEPARLAHLDAEGVQLGGDRASKTLALHRRIYAASVTTAAPAGCVIHTHSTHCVALTLGPDVCTTAQGPELLPALTPYFVMKVGHVPLIGYARPGAPEAAAEAEAAIARYHAAGTPIRAVMLARLGPNVWHETPAAAMAVLEELEETAKLWALRAPDAPLLDAAQIDQLRQQFGAHW is encoded by the coding sequence ATGAACGAATCGACTGCACGCGAAGAAATCTGCCGCGTCGGCCGCAGCCTGTTCGACCGCGGCTACGTGCATGCGACCGCAGGCAACATCAGCGTGCACCTGCCGGCGTCCGAGGGCGGGGGTTTCCTCATCACCCCGACCGATGCCTGTCTCGGCTTTCTCGAACCCGCACGCCTCGCGCACCTCGACGCAGAAGGCGTGCAACTCGGCGGCGATCGCGCGAGCAAGACCCTCGCGCTGCACCGACGCATCTACGCGGCGAGCGTCACCACGGCCGCGCCGGCCGGCTGCGTGATCCACACCCACAGCACGCACTGCGTTGCGCTGACGCTCGGCCCCGACGTGTGCACGACCGCGCAGGGGCCCGAGCTCCTGCCCGCGCTCACGCCCTATTTCGTCATGAAGGTGGGCCACGTGCCGTTGATCGGTTATGCGCGGCCCGGTGCGCCCGAGGCCGCGGCCGAGGCTGAAGCCGCGATCGCGCGTTATCACGCGGCCGGCACACCGATCCGCGCGGTCATGCTGGCGCGCCTGGGACCGAACGTCTGGCACGAGACCCCGGCAGCGGCAATGGCGGTGCTGGAGGAGCTGGAAGAAACGGCGAAATTGTGGGCACTCCGCGCGCCGGATGCACCGCTACTCGACGCTGCGCAGATCGATCAATTGCGGCAGCAGTTCGGCGCGCACTGGTGA
- a CDS encoding YoaK family protein: MRRLRFLTNRHRAPSTNRALGLLLAFNAGALNAGGFLVLHMYTSHMTGFASQLADGAVLLDPRLILNALGAILAFVSGAALCAVLVNWGRQHRLHSVYALPLLLEALMMFPFGLMGAVTLTWSTPFAVPLTVLLLSFMMGLQNAVASKTSSGSIRTTHMTGNITDLGMAMGKLLYWNASRRPPMAQAREDRLRMTLAGGLIGMFVLGGVAGALGFKYLGFICVVPLAALLLVLSVPPFLRDIPRSRTLLALFGKWVHPGAPP, from the coding sequence ATGCGCCGGCTCCGCTTCCTCACCAACCGCCATCGGGCGCCTTCGACGAACCGCGCGCTCGGTCTGCTGCTCGCCTTCAACGCAGGCGCGCTCAACGCCGGCGGCTTTCTCGTGTTGCACATGTACACCTCGCACATGACCGGCTTCGCTTCACAGCTGGCCGACGGCGCAGTGTTGCTCGACCCGCGGCTGATACTCAATGCGCTCGGTGCGATCCTGGCCTTTGTCTCGGGTGCGGCGTTGTGCGCGGTGCTGGTGAACTGGGGTCGCCAGCATCGGCTGCACAGCGTCTATGCGTTGCCGTTGCTGCTGGAGGCGCTGATGATGTTTCCCTTCGGCCTGATGGGCGCGGTCACGCTCACATGGAGCACGCCGTTTGCAGTCCCGCTCACGGTGTTGCTGCTGTCTTTCATGATGGGCTTGCAGAACGCTGTCGCGTCGAAGACCTCCAGCGGCAGCATCCGCACGACGCACATGACGGGCAACATCACCGACCTCGGCATGGCGATGGGCAAGCTGCTCTACTGGAACGCGAGTCGCAGGCCGCCGATGGCGCAGGCGCGTGAAGACCGGCTGCGCATGACGCTGGCCGGTGGCCTGATCGGCATGTTCGTGCTCGGTGGCGTGGCGGGGGCACTCGGCTTCAAATACCTCGGATTCATTTGCGTGGTGCCGCTCGCCGCGTTGCTGCTGGTGCTGTCGGTTCCACCATTTCTGCGGGACATCCCACGCTCCCGCACCCTGCTTGCGCTGTTCGGGAAATGGGTCCATCCCGGCGCGCCCCCCTGA
- a CDS encoding threo-3-hydroxy-L-aspartate ammonia-lyase, with amino-acid sequence MTELPTYNDVIAASARLEGHAHRTPVLRSATADARYGARFFFKCENFQRMGAFKFRGAFNALSKFDATQRQAGAIAFSSGNHAQAVALSARLLGMPAVIVMPKDAPAAKLAATRGYGAEVVLYDRFTEDREALTQRLAAERGMTLIPPYDHPDVIAGQGTAVKELIEEVGELDALYVCLGGGGLTGGSALSARALSPRCKVYGVEPEAGNDGQQSLRAGHIVHIETPRTIADGAQTQHLGRYTFGIIRRDVDDIVTVSDAQLVEAMRFFAERMKMVVEPTGCLAFAAACAAGNALVGQRVGVVVSGGNVDLARYAALLAGT; translated from the coding sequence ATGACCGAACTTCCGACCTACAACGACGTGATCGCGGCGTCCGCGCGTCTTGAAGGCCATGCGCATCGCACGCCGGTGCTGCGTTCCGCCACGGCCGACGCACGCTACGGCGCACGCTTTTTCTTCAAATGCGAGAACTTCCAGCGCATGGGCGCGTTCAAGTTTCGCGGCGCCTTCAACGCGTTGTCGAAATTCGACGCGACACAGCGCCAGGCTGGCGCCATCGCGTTTTCCTCCGGCAACCATGCGCAGGCGGTTGCGCTGTCGGCGCGCCTGCTCGGCATGCCGGCCGTGATCGTGATGCCGAAGGATGCGCCGGCCGCCAAGCTCGCGGCGACGCGCGGCTACGGCGCCGAGGTCGTGCTGTACGACCGCTTCACCGAAGACCGCGAAGCGCTCACGCAGCGCCTCGCGGCCGAGCGCGGCATGACCTTGATCCCGCCCTACGACCACCCCGACGTGATCGCGGGGCAGGGCACGGCGGTGAAAGAGCTCATCGAAGAAGTTGGCGAGCTCGATGCGCTGTACGTCTGCCTTGGCGGTGGCGGCCTCACCGGCGGGTCCGCGCTGTCGGCCCGCGCGCTGTCGCCGCGCTGCAAGGTGTACGGGGTCGAGCCCGAAGCCGGCAACGATGGGCAGCAGTCGCTGCGGGCGGGGCACATCGTGCACATCGAGACGCCGCGCACCATCGCCGATGGCGCGCAGACGCAGCATCTGGGCCGTTACACCTTCGGCATCATCCGGCGCGACGTCGACGACATCGTCACGGTGAGCGATGCGCAGCTGGTCGAGGCGATGCGCTTCTTCGCGGAGCGCATGAAGATGGTGGTCGAGCCGACCGGTTGTCTGGCTTTCGCGGCGGCGTGCGCGGCAGGGAACGCGCTGGTGGGACAACGCGTGGGCGTGGTGGTGAGCGGCGGCAACGTCGACCTTGCCCGCTACGCGGCGCTGTTGGCCGGAACCTGA
- a CDS encoding GAF domain-containing protein translates to MTTRDAVDKAMTELLVATGDLRERGIDSAMNRLLKLMREELQMDVAFVSEFVGGERVMRYVDVGPRAEAIAPGLSHPMDATLCQRVIDGRLPQVVPDLLALRETVDLPVFDIEIRAHLSVPVQRHDGRIYGTLCCFSLNPDPSVGERHLRRLEMSAKLAGRLLDEADGVATPPTSPD, encoded by the coding sequence ATGACAACGCGCGATGCCGTCGACAAGGCGATGACCGAACTTCTGGTCGCGACTGGCGACCTGCGCGAGCGCGGCATCGATTCGGCGATGAACCGGCTGCTGAAGCTGATGCGCGAAGAACTGCAGATGGACGTGGCTTTCGTGTCGGAGTTCGTCGGCGGCGAGCGCGTGATGCGCTATGTCGACGTCGGACCGCGCGCCGAGGCCATCGCGCCGGGCCTGTCGCATCCGATGGACGCCACACTGTGCCAGCGCGTGATCGACGGCCGCCTGCCGCAGGTCGTGCCAGACCTCCTCGCCCTGCGCGAGACGGTGGACCTGCCGGTGTTCGACATCGAGATCCGAGCACATCTGAGCGTGCCGGTGCAGCGGCACGACGGGCGCATCTACGGCACTTTGTGCTGCTTCAGCCTCAACCCCGACCCGAGCGTGGGCGAGCGCCACCTGCGGCGCCTCGAAATGTCGGCGAAGCTCGCGGGCCGCTTGCTCGACGAAGCCGACGGCGTCGCGACGCCACCCACTTCACCCGACTGA
- a CDS encoding ABC transporter permease has translation MRALLTTFSWQELRHHPWRNAAAVVAVMLGVALAFSVHLINASALDEFSSAVRSVNGQPDLELRAVQQGGFDEAVYARVAGHPQVLLASPVLEVQTVAAPSTDTDAPNAPIALRVIGVDALVLPTIAPALMPSPSGTAERFSLFAPDTVFLNAAARSALGEAATTVQLSSDGQWRRVQVAGTVAAGGTALAVMDIGAVQDLFGRTGRLTRIDLRLVAGADRTAFIRSLESAPDWPAGIRIAEPGDSAERVSNLSRAYRVNLTVLALVALFTGAFLVFSVLALSVAKRAQQFALLGVLGLTPRQRLRLVLVESLVLGVIGSVTGIALGTALAAFALRVLGGDLGGGYFDGVAPVLHWRTGAALVYGGLGVLAALVGGWWPARAAQSLPEAQTLKGLGAAPAQGRGHRIALVLIAAGALLAGAPAVFGIPIAAYLSVGLLLVGGITALPWLIALLYDRVAPLFAQRLLPMLAIERARRMRGTAAVAVSGVVASLSLAVALTVMVASFRDSVTRWLDVVLPADLYVRSSVEGSKSGGAAASNADAAPFTPAFVQALAQIPGVARTGTQRTRALLLEATRPAVTLVSRSLDDDASRSLPLVGAAVPVPAGQIGIYVSEAMVALYGAKPGTVFAPLSRAFVPAVTATAQPAVFFVAGVWRDYVRQFGAITIDARDFERLTGDRSVSDVSLWLAPGASEADVQTAVRAVAARATGEAAVPVEIASVGQIRATSLRIFDRSFAVTYWLQGVAIAIGLFGIAASFSAQVLARRKEFGLLAHLGFTRRQVLGIVAGEGAAWTAIGAVAGLLLGLAVSVVLVKVVNPQSFHWTMDLLVPWLRLIALCAAVVAAGTVTAWLAGRAAAGRDAVLAVKEDW, from the coding sequence ATGCGCGCCCTGCTCACCACTTTTTCCTGGCAGGAGCTGCGCCACCACCCGTGGCGCAACGCAGCCGCCGTCGTCGCGGTGATGCTCGGCGTGGCGCTCGCGTTTTCGGTTCACCTCATCAACGCCTCGGCACTCGACGAGTTCTCCAGCGCGGTGCGTTCGGTCAACGGCCAGCCCGACCTTGAACTGCGCGCGGTGCAGCAGGGCGGCTTCGACGAAGCGGTCTACGCGCGTGTCGCAGGGCATCCGCAGGTGTTGCTCGCGAGCCCGGTGCTGGAAGTGCAAACGGTGGCGGCGCCATCGACCGACACCGACGCGCCCAACGCGCCGATTGCACTGCGCGTGATCGGCGTCGACGCGCTGGTGCTGCCGACCATCGCCCCCGCGCTGATGCCTTCGCCTTCAGGGACCGCCGAGCGCTTTTCGTTGTTCGCACCCGACACGGTTTTTCTCAACGCCGCAGCCCGCAGCGCGCTCGGCGAGGCCGCAACGACGGTGCAACTGTCGAGCGACGGGCAATGGCGTCGGGTGCAGGTCGCGGGCACCGTGGCCGCGGGCGGCACGGCCCTGGCGGTGATGGACATCGGCGCGGTGCAGGACCTGTTCGGCCGCACCGGTCGGCTCACCCGCATTGACCTGCGGCTCGTGGCGGGCGCCGATCGCACCGCGTTCATCCGGTCACTCGAAAGCGCGCCGGACTGGCCGGCCGGCATCCGCATCGCCGAGCCGGGCGATTCGGCCGAGCGCGTGAGCAATTTGTCGCGCGCCTACCGGGTGAATCTCACGGTGCTGGCGCTGGTCGCGCTGTTTACCGGCGCGTTCCTGGTCTTCTCGGTGCTCGCGCTCAGCGTCGCCAAACGCGCGCAGCAGTTCGCGCTGCTCGGCGTGCTGGGCCTCACACCGAGGCAGCGACTTCGGCTGGTGCTGGTGGAATCCCTGGTGCTCGGCGTGATCGGCAGCGTGACCGGTATCGCGCTTGGGACCGCACTCGCGGCCTTCGCGTTGCGCGTGCTGGGCGGCGATCTCGGTGGCGGCTATTTCGACGGTGTCGCACCTGTGCTGCACTGGCGCACCGGCGCGGCGCTGGTCTACGGCGGGCTCGGTGTGCTCGCGGCGCTGGTCGGCGGCTGGTGGCCCGCGCGCGCTGCGCAATCGCTGCCGGAGGCGCAGACGCTCAAAGGTCTGGGCGCCGCGCCGGCGCAGGGTCGCGGGCATCGCATCGCCCTGGTCCTGATCGCAGCAGGGGCGTTGCTTGCCGGCGCACCGGCCGTGTTCGGCATTCCCATCGCCGCGTACCTCTCGGTCGGCCTGCTGCTGGTCGGTGGCATCACGGCGCTGCCATGGCTGATCGCGCTGCTCTACGACCGCGTGGCGCCGCTGTTCGCGCAACGCCTGTTGCCGATGCTCGCCATCGAACGCGCACGCCGCATGCGCGGCACTGCGGCGGTGGCGGTGAGCGGCGTGGTCGCGAGCCTGAGCCTGGCGGTCGCGCTCACCGTGATGGTCGCGAGCTTTCGCGACTCGGTGACGCGATGGCTCGACGTGGTGCTGCCGGCCGACCTCTACGTGCGGTCCAGCGTGGAGGGCAGCAAGAGTGGCGGCGCGGCCGCGAGCAACGCCGATGCGGCGCCGTTCACCCCGGCCTTCGTGCAGGCGCTCGCGCAGATTCCCGGCGTTGCACGCACCGGCACGCAGCGCACGCGCGCGCTGCTACTCGAAGCGACGCGGCCCGCCGTCACCCTCGTTTCGCGCAGTCTCGACGACGACGCATCGCGCTCGCTGCCGCTCGTGGGCGCCGCGGTGCCGGTGCCTGCAGGGCAGATCGGCATCTACGTGAGCGAGGCGATGGTCGCGCTGTACGGCGCGAAGCCGGGCACCGTCTTCGCGCCGCTTTCCAGGGCGTTCGTGCCGGCGGTGACGGCGACGGCGCAACCCGCGGTCTTTTTCGTGGCCGGCGTGTGGCGCGACTACGTGCGGCAGTTCGGCGCCATCACGATCGACGCGCGCGACTTCGAGCGACTCACCGGCGACCGCAGCGTGAGCGACGTGTCGCTGTGGCTCGCACCCGGCGCCAGCGAGGCCGATGTGCAGACCGCCGTGCGCGCCGTCGCCGCACGCGCGACCGGCGAGGCCGCGGTGCCGGTCGAGATCGCCTCGGTGGGCCAGATCCGCGCGACCTCGCTGCGCATCTTTGATCGGAGCTTTGCGGTGACGTACTGGCTGCAAGGGGTCGCGATCGCGATCGGCCTGTTCGGCATCGCGGCCAGCTTCAGCGCGCAGGTGCTGGCGCGGCGCAAGGAGTTCGGGTTGCTCGCGCACCTCGGCTTCACCCGGCGCCAGGTGCTTGGGATCGTCGCCGGCGAAGGCGCGGCGTGGACGGCGATCGGCGCCGTCGCGGGTCTGCTGCTAGGACTCGCGGTGTCGGTCGTGCTGGTGAAGGTGGTGAACCCGCAGAGCTTCCACTGGACGATGGATTTGCTGGTGCCGTGGCTGCGGCTCATCGCGCTGTGCGCGGCGGTGGTCGCGGCCGGCACGGTGACGGCATGGCTCGCGGGGCGGGCCGCGGCAGGCCGCGATGCGGTGCTGGCGGTGAAGGAAGACTGGTGA
- a CDS encoding lipocalin-like domain-containing protein — protein MNITPPRGRLSRRHLLLAALFAPTAWALPPRTLQFPRDFGSHPDLQTEWWYITGHAHDAGGREFGFQVTFFRSRIDATQSMRSGFAAKQMIFAHAAVTDLQGRVLLHDQRIARAGFGIASASETDTDVRLRDWSLVRQDGRYQARIAAGEFGLDLRFTPTQPVLLQGAAGLSRKGPEEAQASYYYSEPQLATQGRVTLKGRAFDVTGTAWLDHEASDAVLHPDAVGWDWIGMNLDDGSALTAFHLRRRDGSALWAGGSMRTRAGVLRVFGADEVRFEAETAWTSPRTEARYPTRWRVHTPAGAFSVRALLDDQELDSRGSTGGVYWEGLSELLDAGGQRVGRGYLEMTGYAAPLKL, from the coding sequence GTGAACATCACGCCCCCACGCGGCCGCCTGTCGCGTCGTCATCTCTTGCTGGCCGCGCTGTTCGCACCGACCGCATGGGCGTTGCCGCCGCGCACGCTCCAGTTCCCGCGCGACTTCGGCAGCCACCCGGATCTTCAGACCGAGTGGTGGTACATCACCGGCCACGCCCACGATGCGGGGGGACGGGAATTCGGTTTCCAGGTGACCTTCTTCCGCTCCCGCATCGATGCGACGCAATCGATGCGTTCAGGCTTTGCGGCCAAGCAGATGATCTTTGCGCACGCAGCGGTCACCGACCTGCAAGGACGCGTGTTGCTGCACGACCAGCGCATCGCACGCGCGGGCTTCGGCATCGCATCGGCCAGCGAGACCGACACCGACGTGCGCCTGCGCGACTGGTCGCTGGTGCGGCAGGACGGCCGCTACCAGGCGCGCATTGCGGCTGGCGAATTCGGGCTCGACCTGCGCTTTACGCCGACGCAGCCGGTGCTGCTGCAAGGCGCCGCCGGCCTCTCTCGCAAGGGCCCGGAAGAGGCGCAGGCCAGCTACTACTACAGCGAGCCGCAGCTGGCGACACAGGGTCGCGTCACGCTCAAGGGTCGCGCCTTCGACGTCACCGGCACGGCGTGGCTCGACCATGAAGCCAGCGATGCAGTGCTGCACCCCGACGCGGTCGGCTGGGACTGGATCGGCATGAACCTGGACGATGGCAGCGCGCTCACTGCTTTCCATTTGCGGCGACGTGACGGCAGTGCGCTGTGGGCCGGCGGGTCGATGCGCACGCGCGCCGGCGTGCTGCGTGTGTTCGGCGCCGACGAGGTGCGCTTCGAAGCCGAGACCGCATGGACCAGTCCGCGCACTGAGGCGCGCTACCCGACGCGATGGCGCGTGCACACGCCGGCCGGCGCCTTCAGCGTGCGCGCCCTGCTCGATGACCAGGAACTCGACAGCCGCGGCTCGACCGGGGGCGTGTACTGGGAGGGCCTGAGCGAGTTGCTCGATGCAGGCGGCCAGCGCGTAGGGCGTGGCTACCTCGAGATGACCGGCTACGCGGCCCCGCTCAAGCTCTGA
- a CDS encoding SMP-30/gluconolactonase/LRE family protein — translation MWQPALRYPDPAVEILDPRFAPYVLFNAAVERLATGFRWAEGPVWFGDQRTLLWSDLPNDRVMRWDEATGASSVFRQPSRFANGHTRDRQGRLLSCEHGERRVTRTEYDGRLTVILDRFDGKRLNSPNDIVVKTDDSIWFTDPPFGILAHHEGGKADAELPTNIYRVDGQTGVATVVSADVARPNGLCFSPDEKRLYVVESGASPRRIRVFDLADDGRRLVNDRVFVQCGAHSAPDGFRCDVDGNLWAGWGMGEGHDGVRVFAPDATPIGHIALPERCANLCFGGVARNRLFMAASQSLYALYVNTQGAPGG, via the coding sequence ATGTGGCAGCCGGCGTTGCGTTACCCCGATCCGGCGGTCGAAATTCTTGACCCGCGTTTCGCCCCGTACGTTCTCTTCAACGCCGCTGTCGAGCGGCTCGCGACCGGCTTTCGCTGGGCCGAAGGGCCGGTCTGGTTCGGTGATCAGCGCACGCTGCTCTGGAGCGACCTGCCCAACGACCGCGTGATGCGCTGGGACGAGGCGACCGGCGCCTCCAGCGTGTTTCGCCAGCCTTCGCGCTTCGCCAACGGCCACACGCGCGACAGGCAAGGCCGCCTTCTGAGTTGCGAGCACGGCGAGCGGCGCGTGACGCGCACCGAGTACGACGGCCGCCTCACCGTGATCCTCGATCGCTTCGACGGCAAGCGCCTCAATTCGCCGAACGACATCGTCGTGAAAACGGACGACTCGATTTGGTTCACCGACCCACCCTTCGGCATCCTTGCGCACCACGAAGGCGGCAAGGCCGATGCCGAGTTGCCGACGAACATCTACCGCGTGGACGGTCAGACCGGCGTGGCCACCGTCGTGAGTGCCGACGTGGCGCGCCCGAACGGTCTTTGCTTTTCGCCCGACGAGAAGCGGCTGTATGTGGTCGAGTCCGGCGCATCGCCGCGACGAATCCGCGTGTTCGATCTGGCCGATGACGGACGGCGACTCGTCAACGACCGCGTGTTCGTCCAGTGCGGTGCGCACAGTGCCCCCGATGGATTCCGCTGCGATGTCGATGGCAACCTGTGGGCCGGCTGGGGCATGGGCGAGGGCCATGACGGCGTGCGGGTGTTCGCGCCCGACGCCACGCCGATCGGTCACATCGCGCTGCCCGAGCGCTGCGCCAACCTCTGCTTCGGCGGCGTCGCGCGCAACCGGCTCTTCATGGCGGCGAGCCAGTCGCTCTATGCGCTGTACGTGAACACGCAAGGCGCGCCGGGCGGCTGA
- a CDS encoding branched-chain amino acid ABC transporter permease, which yields MKKITPVVYALLLLALLVAPFFGAYPVFVMKLMCFALFASAFNLLLGYTGLLSFGHAAFLGGSAYVAGHAMKVWGLTPELGLLCGTLTGALLGWLFGILAIRRQGIYFAMITLALAQMMFFVALQAKFTGGEDGLQGVPRGKLFGVVDLSNDLTMYYVALVVVVAAFLVIVRTIHSPFGQVLKGIKENEPRALSLGYDVSRFKLLAFVISAALSGLAGSLKTLVLGFATLSDVHWTASGQVILMTLVGGLGTLSGPLVGSAVVVLLENKIGELGSFLARLTSVEWFNTLGESVTMVTGLIFVICVLAFRKGIMGEIIAFIDRRRGRHG from the coding sequence ATGAAAAAAATCACTCCCGTCGTCTACGCGCTGCTGCTCCTCGCGCTCCTGGTCGCGCCCTTCTTCGGCGCCTATCCGGTGTTCGTGATGAAGCTCATGTGCTTCGCACTGTTCGCCTCCGCCTTCAACCTGCTGCTCGGCTACACCGGCCTGCTGTCCTTCGGCCATGCGGCCTTCCTGGGCGGTTCGGCCTACGTGGCGGGCCACGCGATGAAGGTGTGGGGTCTCACGCCCGAGCTCGGCTTGCTCTGCGGCACGCTGACCGGGGCACTGCTCGGCTGGCTCTTCGGCATCCTGGCCATTCGCCGTCAGGGCATCTACTTCGCGATGATCACGCTGGCCTTGGCGCAGATGATGTTCTTCGTCGCGCTGCAGGCCAAGTTTACCGGCGGCGAAGACGGCCTTCAGGGCGTGCCGCGCGGCAAGCTCTTCGGCGTCGTCGACCTCTCGAACGACCTCACGATGTACTACGTGGCGCTGGTGGTGGTGGTCGCGGCATTCCTGGTCATCGTGCGCACCATCCATTCGCCTTTCGGCCAGGTGCTCAAGGGCATCAAGGAAAACGAACCGCGCGCGCTGTCGCTGGGTTATGACGTCAGCCGCTTCAAGCTGCTCGCCTTCGTGATCTCGGCCGCACTCTCCGGGTTGGCCGGTTCTCTCAAGACGCTGGTGCTCGGTTTCGCCACGCTCAGCGACGTGCACTGGACGGCCTCGGGGCAGGTCATCCTCATGACGCTGGTCGGCGGCCTCGGCACGCTGTCGGGTCCGCTCGTCGGCTCGGCGGTCGTGGTGCTGCTCGAGAACAAGATCGGCGAACTCGGCAGCTTCCTCGCGCGCCTCACGAGTGTCGAGTGGTTCAACACGCTCGGCGAGTCGGTGACCATGGTCACCGGCCTGATCTTCGTGATTTGCGTGCTGGCCTTCCGCAAGGGGATCATGGGCGAGATCATCGCGTTCATCGACCGGCGGCGCGGTCGCCACGGCTGA
- a CDS encoding branched-chain amino acid ABC transporter permease has protein sequence MNISMPALLSQLLLGLVNGSFYAILSLGLAVIFGLLNVINFAHGALFMLGAILSWMAMEYFGINYWVMLLLAPVVVGLFGVVIERLLLRWIYKLDHLYGLLLTLGLTLLIEGVFRSIYGVSGLSYDAPDALASATDLGFMVLPNYRAWVVVASLTVCFATWYVIEKTRLGAYLRAGTENPRLVEAFGVNVPLMITLTYAFGCALAAFAGVLAAPVIQVTPLMGQNLIIVVFAVVVIGGMGSIMGAILTGLGLGVIEGLTKVFYPEASSTVVFVIMVIVLLIRPAGLFGKEK, from the coding sequence ATGAACATATCAATGCCCGCTCTGTTGAGCCAGCTCCTCTTGGGGCTGGTCAACGGTTCGTTCTATGCGATCCTGAGCCTCGGGCTGGCAGTGATCTTCGGTCTGCTCAACGTGATCAACTTTGCGCATGGCGCGTTGTTCATGCTGGGCGCCATCCTGAGCTGGATGGCGATGGAGTATTTCGGCATCAACTACTGGGTGATGCTGTTGCTGGCGCCGGTGGTGGTGGGGCTCTTCGGCGTCGTCATCGAGCGCTTGCTGCTGCGCTGGATCTACAAGCTCGATCATCTCTACGGACTCTTGCTCACGCTCGGGCTGACGTTGCTGATCGAGGGTGTGTTCCGCTCGATCTACGGCGTGTCGGGCCTGTCGTACGACGCACCCGACGCGCTTGCCAGCGCAACCGACCTCGGCTTCATGGTGCTGCCGAACTACCGCGCCTGGGTCGTGGTCGCCTCGCTCACCGTGTGCTTCGCCACGTGGTACGTGATCGAGAAAACCCGGCTCGGCGCCTACCTGCGGGCCGGCACCGAAAACCCGCGGCTGGTCGAAGCCTTCGGGGTGAACGTGCCGTTGATGATCACGCTGACCTATGCGTTCGGCTGTGCGCTCGCCGCCTTCGCCGGCGTGTTGGCCGCGCCGGTGATCCAGGTCACGCCGCTCATGGGGCAGAACCTCATCATCGTGGTGTTCGCGGTGGTCGTGATCGGCGGCATGGGTTCCATCATGGGCGCCATTCTCACCGGCCTGGGCCTCGGCGTGATCGAGGGTTTGACCAAGGTTTTCTATCCCGAAGCGTCCTCGACCGTGGTGTTCGTGATCATGGTGATCGTGTTGCTCATCCGCCCCGCCGGCCTGTTCGGCAAAGAGAAATAA
- a CDS encoding ABC transporter substrate-binding protein, with protein sequence MKRTHIAIAAVIALSLFAGAAAQAQDKVKIGFITDMSSLYGDVEGKGGATAIQMAIDDFGGKVNGMPIELLTADHQNKADIAASKAREWIDTQGLTMLFGGTSSGTGLAMAKIAQEKKRVFMVNGAGSSALTNEQCSPYTVHYAYDTVALAKGTGAAVIARGDKSWYFLTADYAFGQALEADATKVVKEKGGTVLGSVKAPLNTSDFSSFLLQAQNSKAQVLALANAGGDTQNAIKSAREFGINKSMKMVGLLVFITDVHSLGLKNTEGLLLTTSWDWNLDDKTRAFGKRFFEKTKRMPTDIQAADYSATMTYLKALQAAKTVDADTVMAQIKKTPIDDFYAKGMVRADGRFVHDMYLMQVKSQAESKQPWDYYKVVQKLKGDEVFTTKAESRCALWK encoded by the coding sequence ATGAAACGCACCCACATCGCTATCGCCGCCGTCATCGCACTCTCCCTCTTTGCCGGAGCTGCCGCGCAGGCGCAGGACAAGGTCAAGATCGGCTTCATCACCGACATGTCGAGCCTCTACGGCGACGTGGAAGGCAAGGGCGGCGCGACCGCCATCCAGATGGCCATCGACGACTTCGGCGGCAAGGTGAATGGCATGCCGATCGAGCTGCTCACGGCCGACCACCAGAACAAGGCCGACATCGCCGCTTCCAAGGCGCGCGAGTGGATCGACACGCAGGGCCTCACGATGCTGTTCGGCGGCACCAGCTCGGGCACGGGTTTGGCCATGGCCAAGATCGCTCAGGAGAAGAAGCGCGTCTTCATGGTGAACGGCGCCGGCAGCTCGGCCCTTACCAACGAGCAGTGCAGCCCGTACACCGTGCACTACGCCTACGACACGGTCGCGCTCGCCAAGGGCACTGGCGCCGCAGTCATCGCACGCGGCGACAAGAGCTGGTACTTCCTGACAGCCGACTACGCCTTCGGCCAGGCGCTCGAAGCCGATGCGACCAAGGTGGTGAAGGAAAAGGGCGGCACCGTGCTGGGTTCGGTGAAGGCACCGCTCAACACCTCCGACTTCTCTTCGTTCCTGCTGCAGGCGCAGAACTCCAAGGCGCAGGTGCTGGCACTGGCCAACGCTGGCGGCGATACCCAGAACGCGATCAAGTCGGCGCGGGAATTCGGCATCAACAAGAGCATGAAGATGGTCGGCCTGCTGGTGTTCATCACCGACGTGCACAGCCTGGGCCTGAAGAACACCGAGGGCCTGCTGCTCACGACCAGCTGGGACTGGAACCTCGACGACAAGACGCGCGCCTTCGGCAAGCGCTTCTTCGAGAAGACCAAGCGCATGCCCACCGACATCCAGGCCGCCGACTACTCCGCCACCATGACTTACCTGAAGGCGCTGCAGGCCGCCAAGACGGTCGATGCCGACACGGTGATGGCGCAGATCAAGAAGACCCCGATCGACGACTTCTACGCCAAGGGCATGGTGCGTGCCGACGGCCGCTTCGTGCACGACATGTACCTGATGCAGGTGAAGTCGCAGGCCGAATCCAAGCAGCCGTGGGACTACTACAAGGTCGTCCAGAAGCTGAAGGGCGACGAGGTCTTCACGACCAAGGCCGAATCCCGTTGCGCACTCTGGAAGTGA